The Aneurinibacillus migulanus genome contains the following window.
ATGCCAGTAATATCGATTACTTAAGAAAGATGATATAAAATGAAGAAAATCAGATTATGAATTAACGCATATATTATTCTGTTTTGCATAATTTTTGAGAACGTATTGGAAATTATCCTTGAAATCAACAGAACATGGTAATATGTATATAAAAACGTTTACATTGTTCAATGAAAATCCAGGGAGTAAAGTCGGCAGAGGTATAGGGAGGAGAAGGCGTTGTTGGGAATTGAAAGGCTTTTGCTGAACATCTTGTTTATCATTTTACCGATTTTCCTATTTCAAATCTTCTTTGCAGAAAAATTGTTTAAAGGACCAAAGGTATGGTACACAGTCGTTGTTGGATTGTTTGCCTCCGCTACAGTGATTCTGTGTATGACGTTTCCGTTTACGTTTCTGCCTGGATACATCTTCGACATGCGTTCGATTCCGCTTATTATTGCGACATTATATTGTGGATATAAAGCAGGAATTAGCACGCTGGCAGTGTTGATTTTATACCGCTACTATGTGGGAGGAGAAGGATTTTATACCACTTTTTATACATATCCTATAATCACTGCGGTCGCTCTCATCTGCGTTCCCCGCTTTCGGCGCGCTGAAAAGGAAAAGCGGGAGACAATAGCTCTTTGGCTAGCTATTCTTTCTTCCTCCCTTGTTCTTCTTATGACATTGCTCCTGCTGCCGGAAGAGAATAAGATAGAGCTTAAATTCGTGCAGTTTGCGTTCGAATATTCATTGATTCAATTAGGCGGCATATGGATAGCCGTCTATCTGATTGAAAATATGCGTAAAAACATAATGATGCAGCAGGAAATTCAACGAGCTGAGAAACTATATGCAATGGGCGAACTGGCGGCATCAGTTGCCCATGAGATACGCAATCCGCTCACCGTTGTGCGTGGATTCCTTCAATTGTTTGGTCGACAGCAAATC
Protein-coding sequences here:
- a CDS encoding ATP-binding protein, which gives rise to MLGIERLLLNILFIILPIFLFQIFFAEKLFKGPKVWYTVVVGLFASATVILCMTFPFTFLPGYIFDMRSIPLIIATLYCGYKAGISTLAVLILYRYYVGGEGFYTTFYTYPIITAVALICVPRFRRAEKEKRETIALWLAILSSSLVLLMTLLLLPEENKIELKFVQFAFEYSLIQLGGIWIAVYLIENMRKNIMMQQEIQRAEKLYAMGELAASVAHEIRNPLTVVRGFLQLFGRQQIPVEKQGDYIDIMLKELNRAEEIISDYLTFARPQIESRERIEVGEQIRQIAGVMTSYALLKNVDIYTETEDHLFLELNRSKFSQCMINLMKNGVEAMPEGGTLTVRAFRQDKDVVIEIIDTGKGMSQEEIKRLGNPFYSTKEKGTGLGLMVCYRIIEAWEGKVEVRSEKEKGTHFSIILPALSDEL